In the genome of Nocardioides marmoribigeumensis, one region contains:
- a CDS encoding heparinase II/III domain-containing protein: MMGDLRALGYSAPLRAAYEASKRSNFHRLLFREIDPASVPTSVVLSLGDQVPEGVAARTRCLDDARQVVNQGTRVFGRRVPTGARAEWGTDPLTGEVWPETTPWWQIDIRSEARLSDVKYVWEAGRHRDLVVLARASVLDPVGPWFDHMVLMVERWVRECRPERGIHWYSSLELALRAVAWAQVIALVGDRLHPDLRARMDHQLMASARHILVELPYTFSSMKNNHLLGDGLGLVVLGLMFPERGKNWRKIGDRLMLMQLRRHMRPDGFMIEDSLSYHRFVLEMLIVRYLLGGAPDELRCAMEAAGIGLLRLGVLDGPVPQFGDWDEGRILVDSGPAGSTAGSAWASLALSGFDVPLSTADEYDELAWYLGPERGHRPLPSLDEGCVQAGYFVRLDAGARRLWFKIGGGPSHQHADLSSVWIRDGERWLLEDPGTGTYNGPLHIRNGFRTSAAHTVRVPLGGDQLLPHRAFRWLRSVRSAASSAGRVDDCVAVLSVHNAFQTEHGRVARVVLAGPGGVTVVDAVEEARGGWTMTLPLGPDASVEEFFGLTDLVCHRGEESPWLGWRSPTYGRWERSTWAQVSGPSEHQGRWGVGEISNVQVDFRWGDSSVQARLSGSGSPLMLTAVGV, from the coding sequence ATGATGGGCGACCTGCGGGCTTTGGGATATTCGGCACCACTGCGCGCCGCCTACGAGGCATCAAAGCGAAGCAATTTCCACCGGCTGCTTTTCCGTGAGATAGATCCCGCATCGGTACCGACCAGCGTGGTGCTGTCGCTGGGAGACCAGGTACCGGAGGGAGTCGCCGCCCGCACGCGCTGCTTGGACGACGCCCGCCAAGTTGTGAATCAAGGAACGCGAGTATTCGGACGCCGGGTACCGACGGGTGCACGCGCTGAATGGGGAACCGACCCGCTGACAGGCGAGGTGTGGCCCGAGACCACGCCGTGGTGGCAGATTGACATCCGCTCCGAAGCTCGACTGTCCGACGTCAAGTACGTTTGGGAAGCTGGACGCCATCGCGACCTTGTAGTGCTCGCTCGCGCGTCCGTGCTGGATCCGGTGGGACCGTGGTTCGACCACATGGTGTTGATGGTGGAGCGCTGGGTACGGGAGTGCCGTCCCGAGCGAGGCATTCATTGGTATTCGAGCCTTGAGCTGGCGCTACGTGCGGTCGCTTGGGCGCAAGTGATTGCTTTGGTTGGGGACCGACTTCATCCTGATCTCCGTGCTCGCATGGACCATCAATTGATGGCTAGTGCCCGCCACATCTTGGTGGAACTGCCGTACACGTTTAGCAGCATGAAAAACAACCACCTTCTCGGCGACGGGCTGGGTCTGGTGGTGCTTGGGTTGATGTTTCCTGAGCGCGGCAAGAATTGGCGCAAGATTGGCGACCGACTGATGTTGATGCAGTTGCGCCGACACATGCGACCCGACGGTTTCATGATTGAAGACTCGCTCTCGTATCACCGATTCGTGCTTGAGATGCTTATAGTGCGCTACCTATTGGGAGGTGCGCCGGATGAGTTACGGTGTGCGATGGAGGCTGCCGGAATAGGCCTGTTGCGGCTTGGCGTTCTCGACGGACCCGTTCCCCAGTTCGGCGACTGGGACGAGGGGCGGATCCTTGTTGATTCAGGCCCCGCGGGTAGCACAGCGGGTAGCGCTTGGGCCTCGCTGGCACTCAGTGGGTTCGACGTGCCACTTTCGACAGCCGACGAGTACGACGAGCTAGCGTGGTACCTCGGCCCGGAACGTGGGCACCGACCCCTGCCGAGCTTGGATGAGGGATGCGTGCAAGCTGGGTACTTCGTCCGCCTCGACGCGGGGGCGCGGCGTCTCTGGTTCAAGATCGGTGGTGGCCCCAGTCATCAGCATGCAGACCTTTCATCGGTGTGGATCCGCGACGGTGAGCGGTGGCTCCTCGAGGACCCTGGCACGGGCACCTACAACGGACCTCTCCACATCCGCAACGGCTTCCGGACGTCCGCTGCCCACACGGTTCGCGTACCGTTGGGTGGCGATCAGTTGCTCCCGCATCGCGCCTTCAGGTGGTTACGTTCGGTGCGAAGCGCCGCATCTAGTGCTGGGCGGGTTGATGACTGTGTCGCTGTGCTGTCGGTACACAACGCCTTTCAAACCGAACACGGTCGTGTTGCTCGTGTCGTGCTCGCGGGACCGGGCGGGGTCACGGTAGTAGACGCCGTGGAAGAGGCTCGGGGCGGCTGGACGATGACCCTGCCGTTAGGGCCTGATGCGTCAGTCGAAGAGTTCTTCGGACTCACCGACTTGGTCTGTCACCGTGGTGAGGAATCACCATGGCTCGGGTGGCGTAGTCCAACTTACGGGCGCTGGGAACGTTCGACTTGGGCGCAGGTATCCGGGCCATCCGAGCATCAGGGGCGCTGGGGGGTAGGGGAAATCTCGAACGTTCAAGTAGATTTTCGTTGGGGCGACTCGTCGGTTCAGGCGCGCCTTTCCGGATCTGGCTCTCCGCTGATGCTGACGGCTGTGGGAGTTTAA
- a CDS encoding glycosyltransferase family 4 protein, giving the protein MHVIHLADYGGPYPGSFIPLLRAVGVAAERRGWSFELIFTPLARGREWLRLVEDFPVSFMEPKDLDSFVLPPRRLPTVLHSHFSGFDIACAAAARRVPSVTAFVHSHTTPSSALRSQVRNRVRYGLMLHGIAANFCVSPAVEHEIRRRFGRRTQVMPNAVDVSRFPIPTVEQRRLAREQLGLPESVPVLLHFGRDWEVKGGALMLHTLDLLPDAHCLTVGTDAARLEGFDGRSRLTVVPQTDDVWTLYAAADVLLGSSSAEGMPFAVLEALATGLPAALTPIDGHRMLADQAAGCFVAEAHDGPRLAETVMRAMAHAPPREEVRSWVASKMGVELWAENLLDIYGRNWASL; this is encoded by the coding sequence ATGCACGTGATCCATTTGGCTGACTATGGCGGTCCCTACCCTGGCTCTTTCATTCCGTTGTTGCGTGCTGTCGGTGTTGCGGCCGAGCGACGCGGGTGGAGTTTCGAACTCATTTTCACCCCCCTTGCTCGGGGCCGTGAGTGGCTGCGGCTGGTGGAAGACTTTCCCGTGTCGTTCATGGAGCCCAAGGACTTGGATTCGTTTGTGCTGCCGCCGCGACGTCTCCCCACTGTTCTTCATAGCCACTTTAGTGGATTCGACATTGCATGCGCCGCGGCCGCTCGGCGCGTGCCGTCCGTTACAGCGTTCGTGCACAGCCACACCACGCCATCTAGCGCGCTGCGGTCGCAAGTCCGCAATCGTGTACGCTATGGGTTGATGCTTCACGGCATCGCAGCCAATTTTTGCGTTAGTCCCGCGGTCGAGCACGAAATCCGGAGACGGTTCGGCCGACGGACCCAAGTGATGCCTAATGCGGTTGACGTCAGCCGTTTTCCAATCCCTACAGTTGAGCAGCGCAGATTGGCGCGTGAACAACTCGGACTTCCAGAATCTGTGCCCGTTCTTCTGCACTTTGGACGTGATTGGGAAGTCAAGGGAGGCGCGCTGATGCTGCATACCCTTGACTTGCTGCCCGATGCGCACTGCCTAACAGTAGGAACGGACGCTGCGCGGCTCGAGGGGTTCGACGGCCGTTCGAGACTTACAGTGGTCCCTCAAACAGACGATGTCTGGACACTGTACGCGGCCGCCGATGTCTTACTTGGCAGCAGTTCGGCAGAAGGCATGCCGTTTGCTGTGCTCGAAGCGCTGGCTACTGGCCTCCCAGCAGCACTGACTCCGATTGATGGCCATCGCATGCTCGCGGACCAGGCCGCTGGTTGTTTTGTCGCCGAGGCACACGACGGGCCCCGACTCGCTGAGACTGTCATGCGTGCGATGGCTCATGCCCCTCCGCGCGAGGAAGTTCGATCGTGGGTAGCGTCGAAGATGGGTGTTGAGCTTTGGGCCGAGAACCTGCTCGACATCTACGGTCGTAATTGGGCCTCGCTATAA
- a CDS encoding glycosyltransferase family 4 protein, translating into MKVGLLGPYPLTPGQPRGGVEAAMEILATEIVDRGVSVTVIDPFTGYSNSVDLPRGLEVQRLPRLRPIWAGTTLIPPMVRRAIRDSQVDVLHAHLGMQYGQAHPVTVLTIHGFPHFESQLRHNVAAGYVRSRALRTVFRAGVQSASRVIAISDEAAAAATREGVTVVRIPNPIANEFFSVERRPGNDFISVGNLIPRKNQLTLIRAFARYVQNGGDGDLLLVGGEVDGEYGVQCRREASQCAERVHFLGALARREVAQLLGSARVSVSASRRETSSIALSESFAANCPVVCLDAGTARQQVLTDKFGIVLPLHSGVDDLAAALASCPASPTLAGSELRESVQDRRPRAVALQTVQVYERAVASCT; encoded by the coding sequence TTGAAGGTTGGACTGCTCGGCCCGTACCCTCTGACGCCTGGGCAGCCTCGGGGAGGCGTCGAAGCCGCGATGGAGATACTTGCCACGGAGATAGTCGATCGGGGTGTCTCCGTGACGGTAATTGACCCGTTTACTGGGTATTCAAATAGTGTTGATTTGCCGCGCGGCCTAGAGGTTCAGCGACTCCCGCGCCTTAGACCGATATGGGCCGGCACTACCCTCATACCCCCCATGGTAAGGCGAGCAATCCGAGACTCACAGGTCGATGTGTTGCACGCCCATCTCGGCATGCAATACGGGCAGGCACATCCGGTCACTGTTTTGACTATTCACGGGTTCCCTCACTTCGAAAGTCAGTTGCGTCACAACGTCGCAGCCGGATACGTGCGGTCGCGCGCTCTGCGAACTGTATTCCGGGCTGGTGTCCAATCCGCTTCTCGAGTCATCGCAATCTCTGACGAAGCGGCTGCAGCCGCCACTCGCGAAGGCGTGACGGTGGTCCGCATTCCGAACCCGATCGCGAATGAGTTTTTTTCCGTCGAGAGGAGACCTGGAAATGACTTTATTTCGGTAGGTAATCTCATCCCTCGGAAGAACCAGCTCACCCTAATTCGAGCCTTTGCTCGATACGTTCAGAATGGTGGGGATGGCGACCTGCTGCTTGTAGGTGGCGAGGTGGACGGAGAGTACGGCGTCCAGTGTCGGCGGGAGGCTTCACAGTGTGCCGAGCGAGTGCACTTCTTGGGAGCGCTGGCCCGCCGGGAGGTAGCGCAGCTGCTGGGTAGCGCGCGGGTGAGTGTGTCTGCTTCGCGGCGCGAGACCTCGTCGATAGCCTTGAGCGAATCGTTCGCGGCAAATTGTCCGGTGGTGTGTTTGGATGCAGGCACCGCCCGGCAACAAGTGTTGACCGATAAGTTCGGCATTGTGTTGCCTCTTCATTCGGGGGTGGATGACCTGGCTGCGGCCTTGGCATCCTGCCCCGCCTCGCCGACGCTCGCGGGCAGCGAGTTGCGGGAAAGTGTTCAGGATCGACGCCCAAGGGCGGTCGCGTTGCAGACGGTCCAAGTTTATGAGCGAGCCGTTGCCAGTTGCACTTGA
- a CDS encoding O-antigen ligase family protein encodes MNDDRFAHSRRRAAPIGDRAFASLVFVYASLLPFESISVSGIGLARIPGLVLTVVGGIIALIRPGVSFTIPPLIFAPGMLALASYFWSVDPSATVEKSLTYASLGLITALLIMLGTHRSVKAAIGGLSVGATLAAFQVLRGYETQVFQINDEIRSSAAHANANDLAALFAVVGALVLGIALKTQRRTSYLYLAVALVCFGATVLTASRTAVASVLVAVVVGTSWGAKRLGRRLLTLASLGACAFFVLSAVDLRILDRLRGTGDSVAAGDLNARVPLWRAGIEGWLDRPLTGWGSGSFPEIAFRHIGVRDAAHNTGVSVLAELGIFGGAILVVLIFAGMQAAWRASDPGLRLGFLLAELVLVINMALLSWDHRKLPWLILSLVLLERRLNSSGKRGAETVAGDVHTAESGSGLPRRGRTEPSECT; translated from the coding sequence GTGAATGACGACCGGTTTGCGCACAGCCGGCGCCGCGCCGCGCCGATCGGCGACCGAGCTTTCGCATCCCTCGTGTTCGTCTATGCCTCTTTGCTCCCATTCGAGTCGATCTCCGTTTCTGGGATCGGATTAGCTCGGATTCCCGGACTTGTGCTTACAGTCGTCGGGGGAATCATTGCCTTGATTAGGCCAGGAGTTTCATTCACGATCCCTCCCCTGATCTTCGCTCCGGGGATGCTTGCCCTAGCTAGCTATTTTTGGAGCGTCGACCCGTCTGCCACGGTGGAAAAGTCCCTTACCTATGCATCTCTTGGTCTCATTACTGCCCTGCTGATTATGCTCGGAACGCACCGTTCCGTGAAGGCCGCGATTGGAGGCTTGTCGGTTGGAGCGACTTTGGCGGCCTTTCAAGTCTTGCGGGGGTATGAGACGCAAGTATTTCAAATCAACGACGAGATCCGCTCGTCCGCCGCGCACGCCAACGCGAACGACCTCGCGGCGTTGTTTGCCGTCGTTGGTGCACTCGTACTGGGGATAGCGCTAAAGACGCAGCGCAGAACGTCTTACCTCTATTTGGCAGTTGCACTCGTCTGCTTCGGAGCCACGGTGCTCACCGCCTCTCGCACAGCTGTTGCAAGTGTGTTGGTGGCAGTGGTGGTCGGCACCTCGTGGGGAGCAAAGCGCCTCGGGCGCAGATTGCTTACCTTGGCATCGCTTGGCGCATGCGCGTTCTTCGTGCTGTCAGCCGTTGACTTGCGAATTCTAGATCGTTTGCGAGGAACAGGCGATTCGGTGGCGGCGGGCGATTTGAACGCGCGGGTGCCCTTGTGGCGGGCAGGAATCGAGGGATGGCTCGACCGACCTCTTACGGGTTGGGGGTCAGGCTCCTTTCCAGAAATAGCCTTCAGGCATATCGGAGTCCGGGACGCGGCTCACAATACCGGCGTTAGTGTTCTCGCTGAGCTTGGTATCTTTGGCGGGGCTATCCTAGTTGTTCTTATTTTCGCTGGGATGCAGGCAGCCTGGCGCGCCAGCGATCCTGGTTTGCGCCTAGGATTCTTGCTTGCCGAATTGGTCTTGGTCATCAACATGGCGTTGTTGTCGTGGGATCACCGGAAGTTGCCTTGGCTTATCCTGTCACTGGTCCTGCTGGAGCGAAGATTGAACTCGTCCGGGAAGCGCGGAGCTGAGACAGTTGCCGGAGATGTTCATACTGCGGAGTCTGGCTCAGGTCTACCGCGACGCGGTCGAACGGAGCCCTCAGAATGCACGTGA
- a CDS encoding oligosaccharide flippase family protein — MALKLLLGDAIRLSRVAWRHHGSSVGWSLVQSLAGRGLGLLTFLIVASHLDLTTLGWVSLTLSLIGVAQASCLQPVVITCIRSSETLSLGKVRSALFRLAVGSYLIVLSASLILVFVTKLSVLSWMLGVAGVSLVSAPLSTSLEASLKRELRIADFSRVATAAGVIGALITVGIAACGLPELSLLLQSAWTNALTALGLYLHIRRHPLRLRGGTADFPWPDYWNLARGSLTWGFSLRLDQLFIGALLGPAAVGAYSIAYRLVYAVVDVCASALGPVLLANFARLERVQVGASHSRAQGLAVLGAGTGVTTVGVVSLPLAEQLNIDHPHNVAIVVNCLIPFGIAAVLSATGIAALNAIGDSKSIRSLYVQRLLAGCLFIPCAALAAGTPGVALGVLLAETAPWWWRAQEMGRATSSPPLGFLRHDVRLLVAACVPAMLISFIALQLFSQ, encoded by the coding sequence ATGGCGCTGAAGTTGTTGCTTGGCGACGCGATTCGCTTGTCCCGCGTGGCGTGGCGACATCATGGGTCGAGCGTTGGCTGGTCCTTGGTGCAGTCACTCGCTGGTCGTGGTCTCGGGCTGTTGACCTTTTTAATTGTCGCCAGCCACCTCGACCTAACTACGTTGGGTTGGGTTAGTTTGACGCTCAGCTTAATCGGGGTGGCGCAGGCCTCCTGCCTGCAGCCGGTGGTGATCACTTGCATCCGAAGTTCAGAAACTTTGAGTCTGGGCAAGGTACGCAGTGCACTTTTCCGGTTGGCGGTTGGCTCCTATCTCATAGTTCTTTCCGCCAGCCTTATTTTGGTGTTTGTAACGAAACTTTCCGTCCTCTCCTGGATGCTTGGGGTGGCTGGCGTATCACTCGTTAGTGCGCCACTAAGTACAAGCCTTGAGGCGAGTTTGAAGCGCGAACTTCGGATCGCGGACTTTTCGAGAGTTGCCACGGCGGCTGGCGTAATTGGAGCGCTCATTACCGTCGGGATTGCAGCATGTGGGCTGCCGGAACTGTCCCTGTTGCTGCAATCGGCGTGGACAAACGCACTGACGGCCTTAGGATTGTATCTGCACATCCGCAGGCATCCTCTGCGACTACGCGGAGGGACCGCCGATTTCCCATGGCCGGATTACTGGAACCTCGCGCGCGGCTCGCTTACATGGGGATTCAGCCTTCGCCTTGATCAGTTGTTCATCGGCGCACTGCTTGGTCCTGCCGCGGTGGGGGCCTACAGCATTGCATACCGCTTGGTCTATGCCGTTGTAGATGTTTGCGCTTCGGCTCTCGGCCCGGTGCTGCTAGCAAACTTCGCCCGCCTTGAGAGAGTCCAAGTGGGCGCTTCGCACTCACGGGCGCAAGGTCTCGCTGTGCTCGGTGCGGGTACTGGCGTCACCACGGTTGGTGTCGTGAGTCTGCCACTCGCCGAGCAGCTCAATATCGATCATCCACACAACGTCGCGATTGTGGTCAACTGCCTAATCCCGTTCGGCATAGCGGCGGTGCTAAGCGCCACCGGCATCGCTGCACTCAATGCCATCGGGGATAGCAAGTCGATCCGTTCGCTTTACGTGCAACGTCTGCTTGCGGGCTGCCTGTTCATCCCTTGCGCCGCCCTTGCCGCTGGAACGCCCGGCGTCGCCTTGGGTGTTCTACTCGCTGAGACCGCGCCTTGGTGGTGGCGCGCCCAAGAGATGGGTCGAGCTACGTCCAGTCCTCCGCTGGGATTCCTTCGTCACGACGTGCGACTGCTTGTGGCCGCCTGCGTTCCGGCCATGTTGATTAGCTTCATAGCACTCCAGTTGTTCAGCCAGTGA
- a CDS encoding glycosyltransferase family 4 protein produces the protein MPASSGSRRVLVLNHFAVSRGQAGGTRHAELFSRLNGWEYLIVAANRNYQTGEMVYSEPGFLPVPTASYTSNGMRRILNWASYAWTALFAGLRQQRVDVVYASSPHLLAGLAGLILARLRRIPFVLEVRDLWPHILVYMGQMSASSLVYRALTALEELLYAHADRIVVMAPGTETDLVARGVPREKIVYIPNAADPEDFVPTASRQDLRARYEFKRPTAVYAGAHGPANGLDLLLKAAEEVADLGIDVVLVGSGVMKRSLQSGAIERNLENVRFLDPVPKAEIVDILHAADLGLHVLADVELFRSAVSPNKLFDYMAAGLPVITNSPGLVGDWVDRAGCGWSVEPDKLADAFRCFAAESEAGRAERGRSGQVWLRRNQSRSAMAQRLSDMFSEVMPHG, from the coding sequence ATGCCAGCCTCTTCAGGGAGCCGGCGTGTACTGGTCCTCAACCACTTCGCTGTGTCGCGTGGACAGGCTGGGGGCACCCGGCACGCGGAACTATTCTCCCGTCTGAATGGATGGGAATATCTGATTGTCGCTGCTAATAGGAACTACCAGACCGGCGAGATGGTCTACTCCGAACCCGGCTTCCTTCCTGTGCCAACCGCGAGCTATACCTCAAATGGGATGCGCCGTATCTTGAATTGGGCAAGTTATGCCTGGACTGCATTGTTCGCAGGGTTAAGGCAGCAGCGGGTCGACGTCGTTTACGCGTCATCCCCACATCTCCTTGCAGGTTTAGCAGGATTGATTCTGGCTAGGCTCCGACGGATTCCGTTCGTGCTGGAGGTACGCGACCTCTGGCCCCATATTTTGGTGTATATGGGGCAGATGAGCGCATCCAGTTTGGTGTACCGTGCCCTGACTGCCTTAGAGGAACTGCTCTACGCCCACGCAGATCGAATTGTCGTGATGGCGCCGGGCACCGAGACCGATCTTGTTGCACGCGGAGTCCCGAGGGAAAAGATTGTTTACATACCGAACGCCGCGGATCCAGAGGATTTCGTGCCTACTGCCTCAAGGCAGGACCTGCGTGCACGGTACGAGTTCAAGCGACCCACGGCCGTATACGCAGGTGCTCACGGGCCAGCGAACGGGTTGGACCTCCTCTTGAAAGCTGCCGAGGAGGTTGCGGACTTGGGTATCGACGTTGTTCTGGTGGGCAGTGGCGTAATGAAGAGGAGCTTGCAGAGCGGAGCCATTGAGCGAAATCTAGAGAACGTACGCTTCTTGGATCCGGTGCCAAAGGCGGAGATTGTCGACATACTACATGCGGCTGATCTCGGTCTACACGTACTAGCGGACGTCGAATTGTTCCGGAGTGCGGTGAGTCCCAACAAGTTGTTCGACTACATGGCTGCCGGCTTGCCGGTGATCACAAATTCCCCGGGATTGGTGGGGGACTGGGTCGATCGTGCTGGTTGTGGCTGGTCAGTCGAGCCGGACAAACTCGCAGACGCCTTTCGCTGCTTCGCCGCAGAGAGTGAGGCCGGTCGTGCAGAACGGGGGCGTTCGGGCCAGGTGTGGTTGCGCCGCAACCAATCCCGATCGGCGATGGCCCAGCGCCTATCCGATATGTTTTCGGAGGTAATGCCACATGGCTGA
- the wecB gene encoding non-hydrolyzing UDP-N-acetylglucosamine 2-epimerase, which yields MKRVMVVYGTRPEAIKVAPVIERLRSAEGFEVVPVVTGQHREMLDQVNELFGIVPAIDLDVMVPGAGLADLSSRALKEVGSAIADVRPDVVMVQGDTSTAAMAAIASFYGQVPVVHIEAGLRTGNLESPFPEEANRRLISPLAALHLAPTATSRANLLREAIPDDAVTVTGNTVIDALLWAVERPVEFTDKRIDEMRGSGDPMVLVTAHRRESWGQPMADAMRGLRKVAESRPDVRWLIPMHRNPVVRDVLQAELGDIDQVLLTEPMSYHEFAHAMRASHLCLTDSGGVQEEAPSLGKPVLVMRDNTERPEAVDAGTVKLIGTDMARVADELDALLSDRVAYQSMANAVNPYGDGHAAARSVAAVAQLLGAGRRLAEFIPSTNGGHDV from the coding sequence GTGAAGCGCGTGATGGTGGTCTACGGAACCCGTCCCGAGGCGATCAAGGTCGCTCCCGTCATCGAACGCCTGCGCTCGGCTGAGGGCTTCGAGGTCGTGCCGGTGGTCACGGGCCAGCATCGGGAGATGCTCGACCAGGTCAACGAGCTGTTCGGCATCGTCCCGGCAATCGATCTCGACGTGATGGTCCCTGGTGCGGGCCTGGCCGATCTCTCGAGCCGCGCCCTCAAGGAGGTCGGCTCGGCGATCGCCGACGTCCGGCCCGACGTGGTGATGGTTCAGGGCGACACCTCGACGGCTGCCATGGCAGCCATCGCCTCCTTCTACGGGCAGGTGCCCGTCGTGCACATCGAGGCGGGGCTCCGCACGGGCAACCTGGAGTCCCCGTTCCCGGAGGAGGCGAACCGCCGGTTGATCTCACCGCTGGCCGCGCTCCACCTGGCACCCACTGCGACCTCCAGGGCGAACCTTCTCCGCGAAGCCATCCCGGACGACGCCGTCACGGTGACCGGCAACACGGTGATCGACGCATTGCTCTGGGCCGTCGAGCGGCCGGTGGAGTTCACCGACAAGCGCATCGACGAGATGCGGGGCTCCGGGGACCCCATGGTGCTCGTGACAGCACACCGACGGGAATCCTGGGGACAGCCCATGGCCGATGCTATGAGGGGCCTGCGCAAGGTCGCCGAGTCACGGCCCGACGTCCGGTGGTTGATCCCGATGCACCGCAACCCCGTCGTGCGCGACGTGCTCCAAGCCGAGCTCGGCGACATCGACCAGGTGCTGCTGACCGAGCCTATGTCCTACCACGAGTTCGCCCACGCGATGCGCGCCTCCCACCTGTGCCTGACGGACTCGGGTGGCGTGCAGGAGGAGGCACCGAGCCTTGGCAAGCCCGTACTGGTCATGCGTGACAACACCGAACGTCCAGAAGCCGTCGATGCGGGCACCGTCAAGCTGATCGGAACGGACATGGCTCGGGTGGCCGATGAGCTCGATGCTCTGCTTTCCGACCGAGTCGCCTATCAGTCCATGGCCAATGCGGTGAATCCCTACGGCGACGGTCACGCCGCAGCGCGCTCAGTGGCGGCGGTCGCGCAGCTGCTGGGCGCCGGGCGCCGCCTGGCTGAGTTCATTCCATCGACCAACGGAGGGCACGATGTTTGA
- the wecC gene encoding UDP-N-acetyl-D-mannosamine dehydrogenase: MFDRGIAVVGLGYIGLPTSAAIAAQGIKVTGVDINADTVAAINEGRVPIVEPDLDVAVAGAVARGNLSATTQMPEASAYLIAVPTPFKDGKKPDLDYVEAASRAIAPMLRGGEVVILESTSPPGTTERVSRWIAEQRTDLKLPHDAPHAPDVHVAHCPERVLPGRIMVEIVTNDRLVGGLTPDCAARAAEVYHLFCKGEVVLTDAPTAEMAKLVENSFRDVNIAFANELATVCESMNLDVWEVIKLANKHPRVNVLSPGPGVGGHCIAVDPWFIVDAAPEHTRLIRSAREINDARPAAVVTRIAGAAPQGSTVACLGLAFKANVDDLRESPAMDVVAGLAEARPDLRILAAEPHVESLPRDLLPHDSVILTAATDAIHRSQTVALLVDHQVFKRLDSESLEGKTVIDTRGLWPRRG, translated from the coding sequence ATGTTTGATCGCGGGATCGCTGTCGTGGGCCTGGGGTACATCGGGCTGCCCACGAGCGCCGCCATCGCAGCGCAGGGGATCAAGGTCACCGGCGTGGACATCAACGCCGACACGGTCGCCGCGATCAATGAGGGACGAGTCCCGATCGTCGAGCCGGATCTCGATGTCGCGGTGGCGGGTGCTGTGGCGCGCGGCAACCTCTCGGCGACGACCCAGATGCCGGAGGCGAGCGCCTACCTGATCGCCGTGCCTACCCCGTTCAAGGACGGTAAGAAGCCCGACCTCGACTACGTGGAGGCTGCGTCGCGAGCAATCGCGCCCATGCTCCGCGGGGGCGAGGTCGTCATCCTCGAGTCCACCAGCCCCCCGGGGACGACCGAGCGGGTGAGCAGGTGGATTGCCGAGCAGCGCACGGACCTCAAGCTGCCGCACGACGCGCCGCACGCGCCTGACGTCCATGTCGCTCACTGTCCTGAGCGTGTCCTGCCGGGTCGCATCATGGTCGAGATCGTGACCAACGACCGTCTGGTCGGAGGCCTGACGCCGGACTGCGCTGCACGCGCGGCCGAGGTCTACCACTTGTTTTGCAAGGGCGAGGTGGTGCTGACCGACGCACCCACTGCCGAGATGGCCAAGCTGGTGGAGAACAGTTTCCGCGACGTCAACATCGCCTTCGCCAACGAATTGGCCACGGTCTGCGAGTCGATGAATCTCGACGTGTGGGAGGTCATCAAGCTGGCCAACAAGCACCCGCGCGTCAACGTGCTCTCCCCCGGTCCCGGTGTCGGCGGGCACTGCATCGCGGTCGACCCGTGGTTCATCGTGGACGCGGCCCCGGAGCACACACGCCTGATCCGCTCCGCCCGGGAGATCAATGACGCGCGGCCGGCCGCCGTGGTCACGCGGATCGCCGGTGCCGCCCCACAGGGCAGCACCGTGGCCTGCCTGGGTCTCGCGTTCAAAGCAAACGTCGATGACCTGCGCGAAAGCCCCGCAATGGATGTGGTGGCGGGACTCGCTGAAGCAAGACCCGACCTGCGGATCCTCGCGGCCGAGCCTCATGTCGAGTCGCTCCCGCGAGATCTCTTGCCGCACGACAGCGTCATCCTGACCGCCGCTACCGATGCCATCCACCGCAGCCAGACTGTCGCGCTGTTGGTCGACCACCAGGTCTTCAAGCGTCTCGATTCTGAGAGTCTGGAGGGCAAGACCGTCATCGACACCAGGGGCCTCTGGCCTCGGCGCGGATGA